A stretch of the Kushneria konosiri genome encodes the following:
- the fos gene encoding fosfomycin resistance glutathione transferase encodes MLIGLNHLTLSVTGLERSIQFYQNILGLTLNARWDTGAYLSLADLWLCLTLDEHRTSTPHPEYTHYAFTATKEGFTAITEHLRAHGVEEWRQNQSEGDSFYFLDPEGHKLEVHVGDLNSRLNACKQNPYSGMEILIWPQGSAG; translated from the coding sequence ATGTTGATAGGCCTGAATCATTTAACGCTTTCTGTTACCGGACTGGAGAGAAGCATCCAGTTTTATCAGAACATACTGGGGCTGACATTGAATGCTCGCTGGGACACAGGGGCTTATCTCTCACTTGCTGATTTATGGCTTTGCCTCACTCTGGATGAGCACCGAACCAGCACACCGCACCCCGAATATACGCATTATGCCTTTACCGCCACGAAAGAAGGTTTTACAGCCATCACCGAGCATCTTAGAGCTCACGGCGTTGAAGAGTGGCGGCAAAACCAGAGCGAGGGAGATTCGTTCTACTTTCTCGACCCGGAGGGTCATAAGCTCGAAGTTCATGTGGGTGATCTGAACAGCAGACTGAATGCCTGCAAACAAAATCCCTATTCAGGAATGGAGATACTGATCTGGCCGCAAGGCAGCGCAGGATGA
- a CDS encoding ABC-F family ATP-binding cassette domain-containing protein — protein sequence MTNPCLTLEGVSCLLPDGRPLFCDLNEHFDARPTGLVGRNGIGKTVLARILAGDVAPSSGTCLRSGLVYYLAQQVSVPVDATVADLAGVGAALHALERIEAGSTAVSDFDAVGERWDIRQQLQQALERDGLNELEAATPASHLSGGEAMRVALIGAGLAHADFLILDEPTNHLDQPSRQALIERLQQWSGGLIVVSHDRQLLERMEAIVALTSQGLRRYGGNYSFYVQSRAQERDAAHQQLEQRRLERKREERALQQQRERQERRQRRGNREGKSANQAKVLLDRQKARSEGSTGRLRQQHREALEQLAQREREAAQRVETQTAIHLHALPVSQVRHRAVAVLDQLVLPFVSGAARYMTLSINGRQRIGVTGPNGCGKSTLLRVLAGFLQPVSGHCEVTTACAWLDQRLSSLAPERSVLAHMQAVSSMAEGDIRMRLAQLGLEASKMALPSGLLSGGERVKAALACVLYGDPPPQLLLLDEPGNHLDIESLEALEVMLRHYQGALMVVSHDEAFLARLELTHRLRATEQGWQWRPW from the coding sequence ATGACGAATCCCTGTCTGACGCTGGAAGGCGTCTCTTGTCTTCTGCCGGATGGCAGACCCCTCTTTTGCGACCTCAATGAACACTTTGATGCCCGACCTACGGGTCTGGTGGGCCGTAACGGCATCGGCAAGACCGTGCTGGCGCGCATTCTGGCCGGCGATGTCGCACCGTCGAGCGGCACCTGCCTGCGTTCGGGCCTCGTGTATTACCTGGCCCAGCAGGTGTCCGTGCCTGTTGATGCCACGGTGGCGGATCTGGCGGGTGTGGGGGCAGCGTTGCATGCCCTTGAGCGTATCGAGGCCGGCAGTACGGCAGTCAGCGACTTTGATGCCGTGGGGGAGCGCTGGGATATCCGCCAGCAATTGCAGCAGGCGCTGGAGCGTGATGGCCTGAATGAGCTGGAGGCGGCCACGCCCGCGAGTCATCTCAGCGGGGGTGAAGCCATGCGCGTGGCGTTGATCGGCGCAGGGCTTGCCCACGCTGATTTCCTGATTTTGGACGAGCCCACCAACCACCTTGATCAGCCAAGTCGACAGGCCCTGATCGAGAGGCTGCAGCAGTGGTCCGGCGGGCTGATCGTGGTCAGCCATGATCGACAGCTTCTGGAGCGCATGGAGGCCATCGTGGCGCTGACGTCACAGGGCCTGCGTCGTTACGGCGGTAACTACAGCTTTTATGTTCAGAGTCGGGCACAGGAACGTGACGCGGCGCACCAGCAGCTTGAACAGCGCCGGCTGGAACGCAAGCGCGAGGAACGCGCTCTGCAGCAGCAGCGTGAGCGTCAGGAACGGCGTCAGAGGCGGGGCAATCGGGAAGGCAAAAGTGCCAATCAGGCAAAGGTGTTGCTGGATCGCCAGAAAGCGCGCAGCGAAGGTTCGACCGGCCGATTACGTCAGCAGCACAGGGAGGCCCTCGAGCAGCTGGCCCAGCGTGAGCGGGAAGCGGCGCAGAGGGTGGAAACGCAGACGGCCATCCATCTGCACGCTCTGCCGGTCAGTCAGGTACGACACCGGGCGGTGGCCGTGCTGGATCAGCTTGTGCTTCCTTTTGTGTCCGGGGCGGCCCGTTACATGACGCTGTCGATCAACGGCCGTCAGCGCATCGGTGTGACCGGGCCCAACGGCTGCGGCAAATCTACGCTGCTCAGGGTGCTGGCAGGTTTTCTCCAGCCCGTGAGCGGTCATTGTGAGGTTACAACGGCCTGCGCATGGCTGGATCAGCGCCTGAGCAGCCTTGCCCCGGAGCGTTCGGTGCTGGCGCATATGCAGGCGGTCAGCAGCATGGCAGAAGGCGACATCCGCATGCGATTGGCGCAGCTTGGTCTTGAGGCGTCAAAAATGGCGCTGCCCAGCGGTCTGCTCAGTGGAGGCGAGCGGGTGAAGGCTGCGCTGGCCTGCGTGCTCTATGGCGATCCGCCGCCGCAGCTTCTATTGCTGGATGAGCCCGGCAATCATCTGGATATAGAATCGCTGGAGGCGCTGGAAGTCATGCTGCGCCACTATCAGGGCGCACTGATGGTGGTCTCTCATGATGAGGCCTTCCTTGCCAGACTCGAACTGACGCATCGTTTGAGGGCAACCGAACAGGGCTGGCAATGGAGGCCCTGGTGA
- a CDS encoding tripartite tricarboxylate transporter substrate binding protein, producing MAHVLSRTVLMTAATLGALVTASVAQAEDTACDWTPDRAVTVIVPWGTGGGTDANARRLASLLEQEMGVPFNVVNRTGGNGVVGHTALARARPDGYTIGAATIELATMHHLGLTPLTWQDATPIALVDQNPASVVVKADARWDSLEALLKEAKEHPGELTASGTAQGGIWHLALAGMLQAEGLPPDAIRWVPSQGAAPALQELMAGGVNVATPSLSEAQHLVEQGELKALAYMSDTPNSNLPDVPLTADLLDSGWTQSAFMTISGPGKLPEEMTCAYANAIEKITQSDEWAQFKASRGSEVVFEGPEQTAELFSETDQQLGEVINAIGLAR from the coding sequence ATGGCTCACGTACTCTCCAGAACCGTTCTGATGACTGCCGCCACCCTGGGGGCGCTGGTGACGGCCAGCGTGGCACAGGCCGAAGACACTGCCTGCGACTGGACCCCCGATCGCGCCGTGACGGTCATCGTGCCCTGGGGCACCGGCGGCGGCACCGATGCCAATGCCCGCCGGCTGGCCAGCCTGCTGGAGCAGGAAATGGGCGTGCCCTTCAACGTGGTCAACCGCACCGGCGGTAATGGGGTGGTCGGCCATACGGCGCTGGCCCGGGCGCGGCCGGATGGTTACACCATCGGTGCGGCCACCATTGAGCTTGCCACCATGCACCACCTGGGACTGACGCCCCTGACCTGGCAGGACGCCACGCCGATCGCGCTGGTGGATCAAAACCCCGCCAGCGTCGTGGTGAAGGCAGACGCCCGGTGGGACTCGCTGGAGGCACTGCTGAAAGAGGCAAAAGAACACCCCGGCGAGCTGACCGCGTCCGGCACCGCTCAGGGCGGTATCTGGCATCTGGCGCTGGCCGGCATGCTTCAGGCCGAGGGCCTGCCGCCCGACGCCATTCGCTGGGTCCCAAGCCAGGGGGCGGCGCCGGCGCTGCAGGAGCTGATGGCCGGCGGCGTCAATGTCGCCACTCCGTCGCTGTCGGAAGCACAACACCTGGTCGAACAGGGTGAGTTGAAGGCGCTGGCTTATATGAGTGACACCCCCAACTCGAACCTGCCCGACGTGCCGCTGACCGCAGACCTGCTCGACAGCGGCTGGACGCAGAGTGCCTTCATGACCATCAGCGGCCCCGGCAAACTGCCCGAGGAGATGACCTGCGCCTACGCCAACGCCATCGAGAAGATCACCCAGAGCGATGAGTGGGCCCAGTTCAAGGCCAGCCGCGGCAGTGAGGTGGTGTTTGAGGGTCCCGAGCAGACCGCCGAGCTGTTCAGTGAGACCGATCAGCAGCTGGGTGAGGTCATCAATGCCATCGGTCTGGCCCGATAG
- the crtD gene encoding 1-hydroxycarotenoid 3,4-desaturase CrtD codes for MSAQVSPLRIGIIGAGIAGLAAAIRLRLEGAHVEVFEAGDTAGGKLGELVLGEYRFGIGPSLLTMPHYIDELFELAGEVPSEHFRYRRLETVCRYAWEDGTRLDAHADPQAFAEEVERVLGVPAQRVLATLSHGREKYDLTGRTFLEKSLHTPKTWLTPEVGHALTRLHRLDLTRTLHEVHERDLKEPHLVQLFDRFATYNGSNPYRAPGLLSMIAHFEHGTEAGAFVPEGGMPAIARALHGLAERLGVIFHFKAPVAEILTRKEGRRPRAVGLRLADDQTVMFDRVVSNMDVFFTHQRLLPGAPAPKRVLAREKSTSALIFYWGVDDSFPELDVHNIFFSEDYPEEFKALEAGTLCDDPTVYVSISSRYDKCAAPAGGENWFVMINAPFATPEQDWPTLIERIRERVIRKLERMLDRPLRKAIVEECVFDPTTIEARTLSHLGALYGTSSNDRMAAFMRHPNDSRHVDGLYFCGGSVHPGGGLPLCLLSAKIMTEVMARQAPLSRRAPDPKDTA; via the coding sequence GTGTCAGCGCAAGTATCGCCCTTGCGGATCGGCATTATCGGCGCCGGCATTGCGGGGCTGGCCGCCGCCATCCGTCTACGCCTTGAAGGCGCCCATGTCGAGGTGTTCGAGGCCGGTGACACGGCCGGTGGCAAGCTCGGCGAACTGGTGCTGGGGGAGTATCGCTTCGGCATCGGCCCCTCGCTTTTGACCATGCCCCACTATATCGACGAGCTGTTCGAACTGGCCGGTGAGGTGCCCTCGGAGCACTTTCGCTATCGGCGGCTGGAGACCGTGTGCCGCTATGCCTGGGAAGACGGCACCCGACTCGATGCCCACGCCGACCCGCAGGCATTTGCCGAGGAAGTCGAACGGGTGCTGGGCGTGCCGGCGCAGCGCGTGCTCGCAACGCTTTCCCACGGTCGGGAGAAGTACGACCTGACCGGGCGGACCTTTCTGGAAAAGTCACTGCACACTCCGAAAACCTGGCTTACCCCGGAAGTCGGCCATGCCCTGACCCGTCTACACCGGCTCGATCTCACCCGCACCCTGCACGAGGTGCACGAGCGTGATCTGAAAGAGCCCCATCTGGTGCAGCTCTTTGACCGCTTTGCGACCTATAACGGCTCCAACCCGTATCGCGCCCCGGGACTGCTCTCGATGATCGCCCATTTCGAACATGGTACCGAGGCGGGTGCCTTCGTGCCCGAAGGCGGCATGCCGGCGATCGCGCGCGCGCTTCATGGTCTGGCCGAGCGGCTGGGCGTGATCTTTCACTTCAAAGCGCCGGTGGCCGAGATCCTCACTCGCAAGGAAGGCCGCCGGCCGCGTGCGGTGGGCCTGCGCCTGGCGGATGATCAAACCGTGATGTTTGATCGCGTGGTCAGCAACATGGATGTGTTTTTTACCCATCAGCGGCTGCTGCCCGGGGCTCCGGCGCCCAAACGGGTGCTGGCGCGGGAGAAATCCACCTCGGCGCTGATCTTTTACTGGGGTGTGGATGACTCTTTTCCGGAACTGGATGTGCATAACATCTTTTTCAGCGAGGATTACCCGGAAGAGTTCAAGGCGCTGGAGGCCGGCACGCTCTGTGATGATCCGACCGTCTATGTCAGCATCTCCTCACGCTACGACAAATGCGCCGCCCCGGCAGGCGGCGAGAACTGGTTCGTGATGATCAACGCGCCGTTTGCCACGCCGGAGCAGGACTGGCCGACGCTGATCGAGCGCATCCGCGAGCGGGTGATCCGGAAACTCGAGCGGATGCTTGACCGTCCGCTGCGAAAGGCGATCGTCGAGGAGTGCGTGTTCGACCCGACCACGATCGAGGCGCGCACCCTGTCACACCTGGGCGCGCTCTATGGCACCAGCTCCAACGATCGCATGGCGGCGTTCATGCGCCACCCGAACGACAGCCGCCATGTCGACGGGCTCTATTTCTGCGGCGGCAGCGTGCATCCCGGCGGCGGCCTGCCGCTGTGCCTGCTGTCGGCCAAAATCATGACCGAGGTCATGGCCCGGCAAGCGCCCCTGTCACGGCGCGCCCCTGACCCGAAGGACACTGCCTGA
- a CDS encoding carotenoid biosynthesis protein codes for MTPSASTLGRRLRPTPVIVLLTLIYLAGVIGIALPVHDHFIRLTPLTLLASLGLAMAFHPGPRKPLWGYVGLCYVVGFVAEAIGTSTGLLFGDYTYGHVLGPTLWHTPLIIGVNWALLLYCLNVVVQRVLPGLSRPLKGGVGAALMVALDILIEPVAIRHEMWTWGETIVPLSNYIGWFLVSLPVSILFHYLFERVRNPVAIAVALLMAGFFAALTLLGV; via the coding sequence ATGACCCCGTCTGCTTCCACTCTCGGACGCCGCCTGCGACCGACCCCGGTAATCGTCCTGCTGACCCTGATCTATCTGGCAGGCGTCATCGGCATCGCGCTGCCGGTGCATGATCACTTCATTCGCCTGACCCCGCTGACACTGCTGGCCTCGCTGGGGCTGGCCATGGCCTTTCACCCGGGGCCGCGCAAACCGCTCTGGGGCTACGTGGGGCTGTGCTACGTGGTGGGGTTTGTGGCCGAGGCGATCGGCACCTCCACCGGGCTGCTGTTCGGCGACTACACCTATGGCCATGTGCTGGGGCCGACGCTCTGGCATACGCCGCTGATCATCGGGGTGAACTGGGCACTGCTGCTGTACTGTCTCAACGTGGTGGTCCAGCGCGTGCTGCCCGGGCTCTCGCGCCCGCTGAAAGGCGGGGTCGGGGCGGCCCTGATGGTCGCACTCGATATCCTGATCGAGCCGGTGGCCATTCGTCACGAGATGTGGACCTGGGGTGAAACCATTGTGCCCCTGAGCAACTACATCGGCTGGTTTCTCGTGTCGCTGCCGGTCTCGATTCTGTTTCACTATCTGTTCGAGCGCGTGCGTAACCCGGTCGCCATCGCCGTGGCGCTGCTGATGGCCGGCTTTTTTGCCGCGCTGACCCTGCTGGGCGTTTAA
- a CDS encoding Pycsar system effector family protein, with protein MKDGKELNIETLWETLKRYDGYINGTNFKSALLATLNAALFAGIIIKYISGDFLTAKSCFLDFIVSILSLSLTISYWYVIKTIWPNLGLSGNEAKKKSTENQCSLIFFGSVSKMSLELFKEKYQELNEESLEEDLISQVHDVATVASNKFRLLNMAGSWTFASVLITLIFIISANYF; from the coding sequence ATGAAAGATGGTAAAGAGCTAAATATAGAAACTCTTTGGGAAACATTGAAGAGATATGATGGCTATATAAATGGCACTAACTTTAAATCTGCTTTGCTTGCCACCTTAAACGCCGCTCTGTTCGCAGGAATCATAATAAAATATATTTCAGGGGATTTCTTGACAGCAAAGTCCTGTTTTCTCGATTTCATCGTATCGATATTATCACTTAGCTTAACTATCAGTTACTGGTATGTAATTAAAACTATATGGCCCAACTTGGGCCTAAGCGGCAACGAGGCCAAGAAAAAAAGCACCGAAAACCAATGCTCGCTTATTTTCTTTGGTTCCGTATCAAAAATGTCTCTTGAGCTTTTCAAGGAAAAATATCAAGAACTAAATGAAGAAAGTTTAGAAGAAGACTTGATTAGTCAAGTGCACGATGTAGCCACGGTTGCATCAAATAAATTCAGGCTTCTCAACATGGCTGGCTCATGGACGTTTGCCAGCGTTCTTATAACGTTGATCTTCATTATTTCTGCAAATTACTTCTAA
- the thiM gene encoding hydroxyethylthiazole kinase: MSEQPGGEPTIEMVVQAHQSLKAQKPLVQCLTNNVTVNLVANALLAAGATPAMVDNPEEAGRFAAQADAVLINLGTPQGDQVKAMHKAASGAHQAGTPWVLDPIGAGSMKWRHGLALELLEHRPTVVRGNASEIMGLAGHDGAGRGVDSAMSPQSAINAARELMGQACTVSASGPVDVLIGPLLNRHRNGQAVVEVGGGSEWQPRVSGTGCALGAIVAAYCTVVRDPLCAAVAAHVHVAVAAELAEQHAQGPGSFAMAWLDALDQVDDALLRQRGLVAVRWLDA, from the coding sequence ATGAGCGAGCAACCGGGCGGCGAGCCCACCATCGAGATGGTCGTTCAGGCGCACCAGTCGCTGAAGGCGCAAAAACCGCTGGTGCAGTGCCTGACCAACAATGTGACGGTCAATCTGGTCGCCAATGCGCTGCTGGCCGCGGGCGCCACGCCGGCGATGGTTGATAATCCTGAAGAGGCCGGGCGCTTTGCCGCTCAGGCCGATGCGGTGCTGATCAATCTGGGCACGCCGCAGGGTGATCAGGTCAAGGCAATGCACAAGGCCGCCAGCGGCGCGCATCAGGCGGGAACCCCCTGGGTGCTCGACCCCATTGGCGCGGGCAGCATGAAGTGGCGCCACGGTCTGGCGCTCGAGCTTCTGGAACACCGGCCCACGGTGGTGCGCGGCAACGCCTCGGAAATCATGGGGCTGGCCGGCCACGATGGCGCCGGCCGCGGCGTGGACAGCGCCATGAGTCCGCAAAGCGCCATCAACGCCGCGCGCGAGCTGATGGGCCAGGCCTGCACGGTCTCGGCCTCGGGGCCGGTGGATGTTCTGATCGGCCCACTGCTCAACCGCCATCGCAATGGCCAGGCGGTGGTCGAAGTCGGCGGTGGCAGCGAATGGCAACCACGCGTTTCCGGCACCGGCTGCGCGCTGGGCGCGATCGTGGCGGCCTACTGCACCGTGGTGCGTGACCCGCTGTGCGCCGCGGTGGCCGCGCATGTTCACGTGGCCGTGGCCGCCGAGCTTGCCGAGCAGCACGCCCAGGGGCCAGGCAGTTTTGCCATGGCCTGGCTGGATGCGCTCGATCAGGTCGATGACGCACTGCTGCGCCAGCGTGGGCTGGTCGCCGTGCGCTGGCTGGATGCCTGA
- a CDS encoding LacI family DNA-binding transcriptional regulator — translation MTRRPTLKHIAERVGVTVSTVSLALRDDERISTAMRQRVRAAAAEVGYIYNRHAAGLRRGDSGTVALCLNDLGNPFFTEFIAAMEQRFRAEERMMLFCHAQESLSVQADFMRRMAEHGASGLILIPAAGTTQEDLHGAEAAHLRHLPLVLLSRDVPGAEVDRVINDDARGMALVIEHLRALGHQRIGWLGGGSSTSTAQARERAFRAALGQAGHPPDEAHMHHGPTTLAFGHQGFETLMAQPNPPTAVVCFSDVIAFGALSACHGLGLRPGVDVSITGFDDMSAAAYTTPPLTSVRVRTDLMGARASELLLGRIRGEKGAPRREMMAPELSIRETTGPVRKKARASDQA, via the coding sequence ATGACACGACGCCCTACCCTCAAACACATTGCCGAGCGCGTTGGGGTCACGGTCTCGACGGTGTCTCTGGCGCTGCGTGATGACGAGCGCATCTCGACGGCAATGCGCCAGCGCGTTCGAGCGGCGGCAGCGGAAGTGGGCTACATCTACAACCGCCATGCGGCAGGACTGCGCCGCGGCGACAGCGGCACGGTGGCGCTGTGTCTCAACGATCTGGGCAATCCGTTTTTCACCGAGTTCATCGCCGCCATGGAGCAGCGTTTTCGCGCCGAGGAACGCATGATGCTGTTTTGCCATGCGCAGGAGTCGCTGAGCGTTCAGGCCGATTTCATGCGTCGCATGGCCGAGCATGGGGCCTCGGGATTGATTCTGATTCCTGCGGCCGGCACGACCCAGGAAGACCTCCACGGCGCAGAGGCCGCGCATCTGCGTCATCTGCCGCTGGTGCTGCTGTCGCGGGATGTGCCGGGTGCCGAAGTGGATCGGGTGATCAATGATGATGCCCGCGGCATGGCGCTGGTGATCGAGCATCTGCGTGCACTGGGGCATCAGCGCATTGGCTGGCTGGGCGGCGGCAGCAGCACCTCAACGGCGCAGGCGCGGGAACGGGCCTTCAGGGCTGCGCTTGGGCAGGCCGGTCATCCGCCGGATGAGGCGCACATGCACCACGGCCCCACGACTCTGGCCTTTGGTCATCAGGGGTTTGAGACGCTCATGGCGCAGCCCAACCCCCCGACCGCGGTGGTCTGCTTTTCGGATGTCATCGCCTTCGGCGCGCTGTCCGCCTGTCATGGGCTGGGGCTGCGTCCGGGCGTGGATGTCTCCATTACCGGCTTTGATGACATGAGCGCCGCGGCCTATACCACACCGCCCCTGACCAGCGTTCGGGTCAGGACTGATCTCATGGGCGCGCGCGCCAGCGAGCTGCTGCTTGGCCGCATTCGTGGGGAAAAGGGTGCACCGCGAAGGGAGATGATGGCGCCCGAGCTGTCGATTCGCGAGACCACCGGGCCTGTGCGAAAGAAAGCTCGGGCGTCAGATCAGGCTTAA
- a CDS encoding AlpA family phage regulatory protein yields the protein MTASTSSTTSACRHVERIQLGNRLLRRREVELKTGNSRSSIYKDVGDVTFPVSVPIGDSRVAWLEEEIDGWIGAQSIDFTGKALAFDFSS from the coding sequence ATGACGGCATCAACATCATCCACCACCAGCGCCTGCCGGCACGTCGAGCGCATCCAGTTGGGCAACCGCCTGCTGCGTCGCCGTGAGGTGGAACTCAAGACCGGCAATAGCCGTTCATCGATCTACAAGGACGTCGGTGACGTTACGTTCCCGGTGTCCGTGCCGATTGGCGATAGCAGAGTTGCCTGGCTGGAAGAAGAAATTGACGGCTGGATCGGCGCGCAGAGCATCGACTTTACCGGCAAAGCGCTAGCTTTTGATTTTTCATCATGA
- a CDS encoding tripartite tricarboxylate transporter TctB family protein, whose protein sequence is MARTDLWSGLLLTLFGALIFWRASTFPSMAGLVYGPGLFPSIAAVGLMVCGALLLVSALVVQGRTMAAGASDRAEADHRPSMDRRRAGARLAALVLIVAGFGLALEPLGFHVTSILAITATARLFGLNLLRALCLSVPLTFGVHLLFYSVMHVPLPWGVMTPLAW, encoded by the coding sequence ATGGCACGCACTGACCTATGGTCCGGCCTTTTGCTGACGCTGTTCGGGGCGCTGATCTTCTGGCGCGCCTCGACCTTTCCGAGCATGGCGGGTCTTGTCTATGGTCCCGGGCTTTTTCCCTCGATTGCCGCTGTCGGGCTCATGGTCTGTGGTGCCCTGCTGCTGGTCTCGGCACTGGTGGTTCAAGGGCGCACCATGGCAGCCGGCGCGTCCGACCGGGCCGAGGCCGATCACAGGCCATCGATGGACCGTCGCCGGGCCGGCGCCCGACTGGCGGCGCTGGTGCTGATCGTGGCCGGATTCGGGCTGGCGCTGGAGCCGCTGGGCTTTCATGTCACATCGATACTTGCCATCACGGCCACGGCCCGGCTCTTTGGCCTGAACCTGCTGCGGGCGCTGTGCCTGTCCGTGCCGCTGACGTTCGGGGTGCATCTGCTGTTTTATTCGGTGATGCATGTCCCGCTGCCCTGGGGCGTCATGACCCCACTGGCCTGGTGA
- a CDS encoding HD domain-containing protein: MDIERLGNGLAFLKEAERLKSVLRTAYTTTGRQEDTASHTWRLCLMAMTFERELAPLDMTRVLKLCVLHDLGEAIHGDQPAVAQNGDKNAQERTDLLTVMAPLDEALRLEFLSLWEDYEQGITREARLVKGLDKLETILQHSQGDNPPDFDYAFNLTYGLEQTDAEPVLTMLRTLVDGETQRRIDGGQ, translated from the coding sequence ATGGACATCGAACGACTCGGCAACGGGCTGGCGTTTTTAAAGGAAGCCGAGCGGCTCAAGAGCGTGCTGCGCACGGCGTACACCACCACCGGACGACAGGAGGACACGGCGTCGCATACGTGGCGGCTATGTCTGATGGCGATGACGTTCGAGCGCGAGTTGGCGCCCTTGGACATGACGCGCGTGTTGAAGCTCTGCGTGTTGCATGATCTGGGTGAGGCGATTCATGGGGACCAGCCGGCGGTTGCCCAGAATGGCGACAAGAACGCGCAGGAGCGTACGGATCTGCTGACCGTCATGGCGCCGCTGGATGAGGCGTTAAGGCTGGAATTTCTCTCCCTGTGGGAGGACTACGAGCAGGGCATCACGCGAGAGGCGCGACTGGTGAAGGGGCTCGACAAGCTCGAGACCATTTTGCAGCACAGCCAGGGCGATAACCCGCCCGACTTCGATTACGCGTTCAATCTGACCTACGGGCTCGAGCAGACCGATGCCGAGCCGGTGCTGACCATGCTGCGCACGCTTGTTGATGGCGAAACCCAGCGGCGGATCGATGGTGGCCAGTAG
- a CDS encoding adenylate/guanylate cyclase domain-containing protein, which produces MANLEKIYGQFDFESNSLEKSRGLKSVTMDESIGASLPDRQYRINEEIRRIFNHGAREDLEIGGHPDFDHLAESRSHEYGYVVSLFMDVAGSTKLGITYPPDIVFNIKNNIIRCAIETIQAFGGHVHRIMGDAVLAFFRNENTEIADSCINSLNCGTYLIKFVEELVIPELQRKGVNEDVGIRVGMDYGPSEQVLWGMYGYRNVSEITATSYYVDIAAKLQHSAPKNKIMIGQSFKEHLDLHDDLIYIKTEGSDKIPDKYVTPNYKRPDDSKMNYKKFVLNSDKYYELLPSPSEEEGNLKIQATPKKENTAVEAQHFYSCARAFKKDPNGLSRLGAEFKATFRLPAMSGPYRVKFRVENHGEDAALDDPDNFGNHEVFEDAKIRNDGTYFCSHWEHTSYVGLHYMIVSVWDKEEKNKIIGEKKFGVYVT; this is translated from the coding sequence GTGGCAAATCTTGAAAAAATATACGGCCAGTTCGATTTTGAAAGCAATAGCCTAGAGAAAAGTAGAGGCTTAAAATCCGTTACCATGGATGAAAGTATTGGAGCCTCGTTGCCCGACAGGCAATATCGTATTAACGAAGAAATAAGAAGAATATTTAATCATGGAGCGCGTGAAGATCTTGAGATTGGCGGCCATCCCGACTTTGATCATCTCGCTGAATCGAGATCTCACGAATATGGATATGTTGTTAGCCTGTTCATGGATGTAGCGGGCTCTACTAAACTGGGTATAACTTATCCGCCGGACATCGTTTTCAACATAAAAAACAACATCATACGATGTGCAATAGAAACTATACAAGCTTTCGGCGGGCATGTACATAGAATAATGGGTGATGCCGTATTAGCTTTTTTCAGAAACGAAAACACTGAAATTGCCGACTCTTGTATAAACTCATTAAATTGCGGCACATACTTAATAAAATTTGTGGAAGAACTGGTAATCCCTGAACTCCAAAGAAAGGGCGTTAATGAGGATGTTGGTATAAGAGTTGGAATGGACTACGGCCCCAGTGAACAGGTTTTGTGGGGGATGTACGGCTATAGAAACGTCTCGGAAATAACCGCAACTTCTTATTATGTTGATATAGCTGCAAAACTACAGCACTCGGCACCAAAAAATAAAATTATGATTGGCCAAAGCTTTAAAGAGCATTTAGATTTACACGACGACCTTATATATATAAAAACTGAAGGCTCAGACAAAATTCCTGACAAATATGTGACTCCAAATTACAAACGTCCAGACGACAGCAAGATGAACTATAAGAAATTCGTCCTAAATTCTGACAAATACTATGAGCTACTTCCCAGCCCTTCAGAAGAGGAAGGTAATTTAAAAATTCAAGCTACTCCCAAGAAAGAGAATACAGCAGTTGAAGCTCAACATTTTTATTCTTGTGCGAGGGCATTCAAAAAAGACCCTAATGGATTGAGCAGATTAGGAGCCGAATTTAAAGCAACCTTTAGATTGCCTGCTATGTCGGGGCCCTACCGTGTCAAATTTAGAGTAGAAAATCACGGCGAGGATGCTGCTTTAGATGACCCTGATAACTTTGGAAACCATGAAGTTTTTGAAGATGCAAAAATAAGAAATGATGGAACCTATTTTTGCAGTCATTGGGAGCATACCAGCTATGTTGGATTACATTACATGATTGTATCTGTATGGGACAAAGAAGAAAAAAACAAAATAATTGGCGAGAAAAAATTTGGCGTTTATGTGACTTGA